Proteins encoded in a region of the Mycolicibacterium duvalii genome:
- a CDS encoding TetR/AcrR family transcriptional regulator, with protein sequence MHTRERILKAAAEMLADDVTTRLSVRAVAARAGVSVGSLRFHFPTQRALQDELLTRIYRHLAPDDPILDRSRPARDRLVDCLRQVLASAGVGEEARKAWGAAYDAFIAPEPDDKVRTAYLAFERAAAGRIEYWLGVLADEHALPRDDLSRNVTFLNTVLNGLSVARALPSGESVLHAETETLYMAVDAVLGAGATTA encoded by the coding sequence ATGCACACGCGGGAGAGAATTCTGAAGGCCGCGGCCGAGATGCTCGCCGACGACGTGACCACCAGGCTCAGCGTCCGCGCGGTCGCAGCCCGGGCGGGTGTGAGCGTCGGATCGCTGCGCTTCCACTTCCCCACCCAGCGGGCTCTCCAGGACGAACTGCTGACCAGGATCTACCGGCATCTCGCGCCCGACGACCCGATCCTGGACCGGTCGCGGCCGGCCCGGGACCGGCTGGTGGACTGCCTGCGGCAGGTACTGGCCTCCGCCGGGGTCGGCGAGGAGGCACGAAAAGCCTGGGGCGCTGCCTATGACGCCTTCATCGCACCCGAACCCGACGACAAGGTACGCACCGCGTATCTCGCCTTCGAACGGGCAGCCGCAGGGCGAATCGAGTACTGGCTGGGCGTCCTCGCCGACGAACATGCGCTGCCCCGCGACGATCTCTCCCGCAACGTGACCTTCTTGAACACCGTCCTCAACGGCTTATCGGTGGCACGCGCCCTGCCCTCCGGCGAATCCGTCCTGCACGCCGAGACCGAGACCCTCTACATGGCCGTCGACGCGGTCCTCGGAGCCGGCGCTACCACGGCTTGA
- a CDS encoding DUF4185 domain-containing protein gives MRRHRIPRAIIAVLAAWNAVAASGMAAATPISVPPLLPGQVLRLAPVAGTGTATADYGIGATDLCEFMEFPSGTLQVCGDSFAGQGVGYGGWYSPIALHVVDESLDQGEVRYDRVTGVFEPLLTDPTPPGASQLPAGVVEINRDNYLMVTTTEALRPQSSRLVHAVAGQTNWATIPGSVRDADHAGGAQSQISGYYDPIPAVDSARGWVYIVANNFDRSGPVSLYRATPGEFTDRSSWQAWTGTGWGGEAAPLWADRVGEFSVRQIDGATVLSYFNATTGNMEIRVARDPTLLGSAPVTTVVVAAPWPDRAEVLPPPQDNRLAQPYGGYLSPRSTLDDVRVFVSQWNTTPRGGTPYRVIQYAVNPFKPW, from the coding sequence TTGCGCCGCCACCGCATTCCACGCGCGATCATCGCGGTTCTGGCCGCGTGGAATGCCGTGGCTGCGTCCGGGATGGCGGCTGCGACGCCGATCAGCGTTCCGCCGCTGCTGCCGGGACAGGTGTTGCGGCTGGCGCCGGTTGCTGGAACCGGTACCGCCACAGCTGATTACGGAATCGGCGCCACCGATCTCTGTGAGTTCATGGAGTTCCCCAGCGGGACTCTGCAGGTATGCGGCGACAGCTTCGCCGGTCAGGGCGTGGGCTACGGCGGCTGGTACTCGCCGATCGCGTTGCATGTCGTCGACGAGTCGCTCGATCAGGGCGAGGTGCGCTACGACCGTGTCACCGGTGTGTTCGAACCGCTGCTGACCGACCCGACACCACCGGGGGCGTCGCAGTTGCCGGCCGGGGTCGTCGAGATCAACCGGGACAACTACCTGATGGTGACCACCACCGAGGCGCTGCGGCCACAGAGCTCCCGGTTGGTGCACGCGGTTGCCGGACAGACGAACTGGGCCACCATCCCCGGCTCGGTGCGCGACGCCGACCATGCCGGCGGCGCCCAGTCGCAGATCAGTGGATATTACGACCCGATCCCGGCCGTCGACTCGGCGCGCGGATGGGTCTACATCGTCGCGAACAACTTCGATCGCAGCGGACCGGTGTCGTTGTACCGCGCCACACCCGGTGAGTTCACCGACCGATCGAGCTGGCAGGCCTGGACGGGCACCGGCTGGGGCGGCGAGGCCGCGCCACTGTGGGCCGACCGGGTCGGCGAGTTCAGCGTGCGCCAGATCGACGGCGCCACCGTGTTGTCGTACTTCAACGCCACCACCGGCAACATGGAGATCCGGGTGGCCCGGGACCCGACGCTGTTGGGGTCGGCGCCGGTGACGACGGTCGTGGTCGCGGCGCCGTGGCCGGACCGGGCAGAGGTACTGCCGCCGCCGCAGGACAACCGCCTGGCTCAGCCCTACGGCGGCTATCTGTCCCCGCGATCGACCCTCGACGACGTGCGGGTGTTCGTCAGCCAGTGGAACACCACTCCGCGCGGCGGCACCCCGTATCGCGTCATCCAATATGCGGTGAACCCGTTCAAGCCGTGGTAG
- a CDS encoding aspartate-semialdehyde dehydrogenase — MGVSVGVVGATGQVGQVMRSLLEQRKFPADEVRFFASARSAGKKLEFAGREIEVEDSETADPAGLDIALFSAGATMSRVQAPRFAAAGAVVIDNSSAWRKDPDVPLVVSEVNFERDVAPRARSLPKGIIANPNCTTMAAMPVLKPLHDEAGLVRMIASTYQAVSGSGLAGVEELYGQASAVVSASRELVHDGGAVDFPPPDKYVAPIAFNVVPLAGSLVDDGSGETDEDQKLRNESRKILGIPELAVSGTCVRVPVYTGHSLSLNVEFSQPLSVQRAAEILGAAPGVTLVDVPTPLAAAGIDESLVGRIRQDPGVPDGRGLALFVSGDNLRKGAALNTIQIAELLAASL; from the coding sequence ATGGGTGTCTCGGTCGGTGTGGTCGGCGCGACCGGGCAGGTCGGCCAGGTGATGCGCAGCCTGTTGGAGCAGCGCAAGTTCCCCGCCGACGAGGTGCGGTTCTTCGCGTCGGCGCGCTCGGCGGGCAAGAAGCTGGAATTCGCCGGTCGTGAGATCGAGGTGGAGGACTCGGAGACCGCCGATCCGGCTGGGCTGGACATCGCGCTGTTCTCCGCCGGGGCGACCATGTCGCGGGTGCAGGCGCCGCGCTTCGCGGCCGCCGGTGCGGTGGTCATCGACAATTCGTCGGCGTGGCGCAAGGATCCCGATGTGCCACTGGTGGTTTCGGAGGTCAACTTCGAGCGAGACGTCGCCCCGCGGGCCCGGTCTCTGCCGAAGGGCATCATCGCCAACCCGAACTGCACCACCATGGCCGCGATGCCGGTGCTCAAGCCGCTGCACGACGAGGCCGGCCTGGTGCGGATGATCGCGTCGACCTACCAGGCGGTCTCGGGCAGCGGGCTGGCCGGGGTGGAGGAACTGTACGGCCAGGCCAGCGCCGTTGTCTCGGCCAGCCGTGAACTCGTGCACGACGGCGGTGCGGTGGACTTCCCGCCGCCGGACAAGTACGTCGCGCCGATCGCGTTCAACGTGGTGCCGCTGGCCGGGTCACTTGTCGACGACGGGTCCGGGGAGACCGACGAGGATCAGAAGCTGCGCAACGAGAGTCGCAAGATTCTCGGTATTCCGGAGCTGGCCGTGTCCGGAACGTGCGTGCGGGTGCCCGTCTACACCGGACACTCGCTGTCGCTGAACGTCGAGTTCTCCCAGCCCCTGTCGGTGCAGCGGGCTGCCGAGATCCTCGGCGCGGCACCCGGTGTGACGCTGGTCGATGTGCCCACACCGCTGGCCGCCGCGGGCATCGACGAGTCGCTGGTCGGCCGGATCCGCCAGGATCCGGGCGTTCCCGACGGCCGTGGCCTGGCGTTGTTCGTTTCCGGGGACAACCTTCGGAAAGGCGCAGCGCTCAACACCATTCAGATCGCCGAGTTGTTGGCCGCAAGTCTCTGA
- a CDS encoding stage II sporulation protein M: MPVRQWRPLRIISQNGGAYLATNAAMYGLLVIGFALGLLFPSLSQAQVTRLEEDGTADLVRSLLDNPWLFALTILAVNALTIGAVTIVGPSLIVPFSGVLLFAYWAVRTGMTLVPQNDIGWVALIPHSLTVVIEFQAYILLVVGGHLHGKYWIRPRTVGAESRRTGYLRGLQTLGWLALPALALLVVGAVYEAFSLRYVVHPLAGWLL; this comes from the coding sequence ATGCCGGTTCGACAGTGGCGACCGTTGCGCATCATCAGTCAGAACGGCGGCGCCTATCTGGCGACGAACGCGGCCATGTACGGCCTGCTCGTCATCGGTTTCGCACTCGGCCTGCTTTTCCCGAGCCTCAGCCAGGCGCAGGTCACGCGGTTGGAGGAGGACGGCACGGCCGACCTCGTCCGGTCGCTGCTCGACAATCCCTGGCTGTTCGCGCTGACCATCCTCGCGGTCAACGCGCTGACGATCGGAGCGGTGACCATCGTCGGGCCGTCGCTGATCGTGCCGTTCTCGGGCGTCCTGCTGTTCGCCTACTGGGCCGTGCGGACGGGGATGACCCTCGTCCCGCAGAACGATATCGGCTGGGTGGCGTTGATCCCCCACTCGCTGACGGTGGTCATCGAGTTCCAGGCCTACATTCTCCTGGTCGTGGGCGGCCACCTCCACGGCAAGTACTGGATCCGGCCCCGCACCGTCGGGGCCGAAAGCCGTCGGACCGGTTACCTTCGAGGGCTGCAGACGCTCGGCTGGCTCGCGCTGCCGGCCCTGGCTCTTCTCGTCGTCGGCGCGGTGTACGAGGCGTTCTCGTTGCGCTATGTCGTGCACCCGCTGGCCGGTTGGTTGTTGTAG